Proteins from a single region of Apis mellifera strain DH4 linkage group LG7, Amel_HAv3.1, whole genome shotgun sequence:
- the LOC724817 gene encoding jerky protein homolog-like has protein sequence MSGKRKKVTVTIEKKLEALFRIDKGEPMKSVAVDLGVGTSTVSDWKKNRKEIEEFCAKMVSRDSLGNRGTIKKAKNVTLDDALYVWYIQERENGIPVSGPILRKKALSLNKKLGGDPTFTASVGWLGRWKARHGIRLTLCSENLLEDAVTNDSSSQLVLENDIVTVCLSTEDEEDIQNTFNDKCHQKITHINHLEAAEMLEKLMNYFEQQSDILKNDLVTLRNLRDYASKKYLLTLKEKTSTDFIK, from the coding sequence ATGtcaggaaaaaggaagaaagttaCTGTGACTATAGAAAAGAAGTTAGAAGCTTTATTCAGAATCGATAAAGGTGAGCCAATGAAAAGTGTTGCTGTTGATTTAGGGGTAGGAACATCTACTGTTTCTGATTGGAAAAAGAACCGAAaggaaattgaagaattttgtGCTAAAATGGTTTCTAGAGATAGTTTAGGTAATAGaggaacaataaaaaaagcaaagaaTGTAACATTGGATGATGCACTCTATGTATGGTATATTCAAGAACGTGAAAATGGTATACCAGTGTCAGGACCTATTCTTAGAAAAAAAGCTCTTAGTCTTAATAAAAAGCTAGGTGGTGATCCTACTTTTACAGCAAGTGTAGGATGGTTAGGTAGATGGAAAGCCCGTCATGGAATAAGACTAACCCTTTGCAGTGAAAACTTATTAGAAGATGCAGTTACTAATGACAGTTCAAGTCAATTAGTGCTAGAAAATGATATTGTAACTGTGTGTTTGTCCACTGAAGATGAAGAGGACATTCAGAAtacttttaatgataaatgtcATCAAAAAATAACACATATAAATCATCTTGAAGCAGCAGAAATGTTAGAAAAACTAATGAACTATTTTGAACAACAAagtgatattttaaagaatgattTAGTGACATTAAGAAATTTACGTGATTAtgcatcaaaaaaatatttattgactttaaaagaaaaaacatctactgattttattaaataa
- the LOC411233 gene encoding U3 small nucleolar ribonucleoprotein protein MPP10, translating to MADVEILNSVINTIDHNTKKPEQFLSIQNEVAVDFKNSLKRLYDFTKLETQRNTNALPELITEGFDEEQIWQQIELQNESELDYLIDGVSKSLAENKKLTISITKPKSVYNSEENLSEKEKKIVEEETSDDDDDDDEEFKSNLKKQKKDVRKRKKKSSIVDDKFFKLEELDEYLTKEEKKEKQNEKNEEKSDDEFVDLFNDFSDNDNKTEEAKLLKYADFFDSPESEDENLDNSIQHKETNDEEELEENELDDNELLESLDSDSNNEIDVDNEMEEKSSSKKKVTFNLTNDSDETDSLENKNINKEVDVEIKSSLEMRQERLKNKIGKLEEEALAEKPWQLKGEVSASNRPQNSLLEEFVEFDITTRPPPVITEQTTLKLEDIIKQRIKDKAWDDVQKKFKPVETPLEYKKKLILNQEKSKESLSQIYENEYLKQKEALNPDNTEKEEEEPKLHTEIREMMHSVFSKLDALSNFHYTPKQVQPEIKIISNMPAINMEEVAPIGMSDAALLAPEEIKAKPRGDLIGKAERTKTDMKRERRRKKMRQRARQQAIEKKEKLNAIKPGIAKKYKKEKTTELAKKLSKNRNIIRMDESSFKAPKTSTAFFTQLQDEVKSHIKAKINTDTKKKQKNVLSAKKLKL from the exons atggcaGATGTAGAAATACTTAATAgtgttataaatacaattgatCATAATACTAAAAAACCGGAACAATTTTTaag cATACAAAATGAAGTTGctgttgattttaaaaattccctaAAGCGCTTAtatgattttacaaaattagaaACACAAAGAAACACAAATGCTTTACCAGAACTTATTACAGAAGGTTTTGATGAAGAACAAATCTGGCAGCAAATTGAATTGCAGAATGAAAGTGAACTTGATTACTTAATTGATGGTGTTTCTAAATCTTTagctgaaaataaaaagttgacAATTAGTATAACAAAACCTAAATCTGTATATAAtagtgaagaaaatttatcagaaaaagaaaaaaaaatagtggaagaagaaacatctgatgatgatgatgatgatgatgaggaatttaaaagtaatttaaaaaaacaaaagaaagacgtaagaaaaagaaaaaaaaaatcatcaatagTAGATGATAAGTTCTTTAAATTAGAAGAACTAgatgaatatttaacaaaagaggaaaagaaagagaaacaaaatgaaaaaaatgaggaaAAATCCGATGATGAATTTGTAGatttattcaatgatttttccgataatgataataaaactgaagaagcaaaattattaaaatatgcagACTTTTTTGATAGTCCAGAAAGTGAAGACGAGAATCTTGATAATTCTATACAAcataaagaaacaaatgatgaagaagaattaGAGGAAAATGAATTAGATGATAATGAATTACTGGAATCACTAGATAGTgattcaaataatgaaatagatgttgataatgaaatggaagaaaaaagttcttccaaaaaaaaagttacattTAATCTTACTAATGATTCTGATGAAACAGatagtttagaaaataaaaatatcaataaggAAGTTGATGTAGAAATTAAATCTTCTCTAGAAATGCGAcaagagagattaaaaaataaaattggaaaattagaagaagaagctCTTGCAGAGAAACCTTGGCAATTAAAGGGTGAAGTTAGTGCATCAAATAGACCACAGAATTCTTTACTAGAAGAATTTGTGGAATTTGATATTACAACTAGACCTCCACCTGTGATTACTGAACAAACAACTCTTAAATTAGAAGATATAATTAAGCAAAGGATAAAGGACAAAGCTTGGGATGATgttcagaaaaaatttaaaccagTTGAAACTCCTTTAgagtataagaaaaaattgatcttgaatcaagaaaaaagtaaagaaagtttatctcaaatttatgaaaatgagTATCTTAAACAGAAGGAAGCTTTAAATCCGGATAATactgaaaaggaagaagaagaaccaAAATTGCATACGGAAATCCGTGAAATGATGCATTCAGTGTTTTCCAAATTAGATGCTTTGTCTAATTTCCATTATACACCAAAACAG gttcaaccagagattaaaattattagtaatatgCCTGCAATTAACATGGAAGAAGTAGCCCCAATCGGAATGAGTGATGCTGCCTTATTAGCTCCAGAAGAAATTAaag cgAAACCGCGAGGCGATTTGATTGGTAAAGCAGAAAGAACTAAAACGGATATGAAACGTGAACGAAGACGTAAAAAGATGAGACAACGTGCGCGGCAACAAGCTatagagaaaaaggagaaattgaATGCAATCAAGCCGGGTATCGctaagaaatataagaaagaaaagacgACAGAATTGGCAaagaaattaagtaaaaatcgaaatattataagaatggATGAGTCAAGTTTCAAAGCTCCGAAAACTTCGACAGCCTTTTTCACTCAACTACAAGATGAAGTGAAAAGTCACATTAaagcaaaaattaatacagatactaagaaaaaacaaaagaatgtTTTAtctgcaaaaaaattaaaattataa